A region from the Stygiolobus caldivivus genome encodes:
- a CDS encoding DEAD/DEAH box helicase, producing the protein MPENDLLSLVQERLNYFNVKVAHVHTETALEPDYGNQIEQLSFLHPKIIEALRNKGINKLYKFQEESVRKILGGKNLLIISGTGTGKTEAFLIPALQFALEGRRSVLVYPTKALARDQLKRIGEFSKEIDVKVGVFDGDTSEKEREKMYSDPPDILITNPDMIHVGLSLSYRFRSLVRGAELFVFDEVHTYEGVLGAHVRMIVDRLRDFGDIQVVGSSGTMDASPYLFPELFGVEGEIVKGTLRRRGIAIHALLDIGSASRWTISAYLASILIKEGLKVLVFTDSQQMAELIAKISSRFGAEVFVHRAGIRKEERKTVEEGIREGKIKGIAATSTLELGIDIGDLDAVILAQNPPNFAKYLQRAGRAGRRNKPGYIFTLLGSDPIDSYYLRRPKEFFERKLTPLAFDTSNLEVVKIHAAAYLLEKGRIRTQSLPSLWLRAFRELEREKIVIINGETILPTQKLIWFVKRSHIRSTGPIITIYDQDGKVVGERELPVGLYDIYPQAVYLISRHNYVVQSMDIDKLKAIVKRVNDDIDFYTKPIYSSHLMSLEEIEERKVYGLPVKYGAVTIMEVIEGYAIYELVGRKDRPKKEVYYDEPITFTYETKGLLIKHPILPEFNEIDAMEAFHATEHVLISAARVTAGAGLTDLSGISYPSGHVVIYDSVVGGSGVTKLLFERLEDAYMIAKDITENCDCEDGCPKCIYSPFCGNNNKVLSRRKSFRLIKTVTENRIDEKCDNLSGRPIA; encoded by the coding sequence ATGCCTGAAAATGACCTTTTGAGCCTGGTTCAGGAACGTCTCAATTACTTTAACGTAAAAGTAGCACACGTACATACCGAGACTGCCTTAGAACCCGATTACGGTAACCAGATCGAACAGTTATCATTCCTTCACCCTAAAATAATAGAAGCCTTAAGAAACAAGGGTATAAACAAGCTCTACAAATTCCAAGAGGAATCTGTGCGCAAAATATTAGGTGGGAAAAACCTCCTTATAATTTCAGGTACCGGGACGGGAAAAACTGAAGCGTTTTTAATACCGGCACTCCAGTTTGCATTAGAGGGAAGAAGGAGCGTATTGGTCTACCCTACTAAAGCTTTAGCTAGAGACCAGCTGAAGAGGATCGGAGAGTTTTCAAAGGAAATAGACGTAAAAGTTGGAGTGTTTGACGGCGATACCAGCGAAAAAGAAAGAGAGAAGATGTACTCAGACCCACCAGACATACTAATTACGAACCCAGATATGATCCATGTAGGGCTTTCCTTGAGCTACAGGTTTAGAAGTTTAGTAAGGGGAGCCGAACTTTTTGTATTCGATGAAGTCCACACCTATGAGGGTGTGTTAGGGGCACATGTGAGGATGATAGTTGATAGGTTAAGGGACTTTGGTGATATACAAGTAGTCGGGTCTAGCGGTACAATGGATGCCTCCCCATATTTATTTCCGGAACTATTCGGAGTTGAAGGAGAAATTGTAAAAGGGACTTTACGGAGAAGAGGAATTGCTATACATGCACTTCTAGATATAGGCTCTGCAAGTAGGTGGACTATCTCAGCCTACCTAGCATCCATACTTATAAAAGAGGGGCTAAAAGTACTAGTGTTTACAGATTCACAGCAAATGGCTGAGCTAATTGCGAAAATCTCTTCCAGATTTGGGGCCGAAGTATTTGTGCATAGGGCCGGGATCAGAAAAGAAGAAAGAAAAACAGTTGAAGAAGGAATTAGAGAAGGAAAAATAAAAGGAATTGCGGCAACTTCTACGTTAGAACTGGGAATTGACATCGGAGACCTTGACGCAGTAATATTGGCGCAAAACCCTCCCAATTTCGCAAAATATCTACAAAGGGCTGGAAGAGCTGGCAGGAGAAATAAGCCTGGATACATATTTACTCTACTAGGAAGTGACCCTATAGACTCTTACTATCTGAGGAGACCGAAAGAGTTTTTTGAACGGAAACTAACTCCGTTAGCCTTCGACACGAGTAACTTAGAAGTTGTAAAGATCCACGCTGCGGCATATCTGCTAGAAAAAGGTAGGATTAGAACACAATCCCTCCCTTCTTTATGGTTAAGGGCTTTCAGAGAACTAGAAAGAGAAAAAATAGTAATAATTAATGGAGAAACAATCTTACCTACGCAAAAGTTAATCTGGTTTGTAAAAAGGTCCCACATCAGGTCTACTGGCCCTATAATAACCATCTATGACCAAGATGGAAAAGTGGTAGGTGAAAGGGAACTACCAGTCGGGCTATATGATATTTATCCGCAAGCAGTATATTTGATCTCAAGGCATAATTACGTGGTACAATCAATGGATATAGATAAACTTAAGGCTATTGTAAAGAGGGTGAATGACGATATAGATTTCTATACTAAACCCATATATTCTTCACACCTAATGTCATTAGAGGAGATCGAAGAGAGAAAAGTATACGGCCTTCCCGTAAAATACGGCGCGGTAACAATAATGGAAGTAATAGAAGGGTATGCAATATATGAACTAGTAGGTAGAAAAGACAGACCTAAGAAGGAGGTCTATTATGATGAACCGATCACATTTACATACGAGACTAAGGGCCTCCTAATTAAACACCCGATCCTACCTGAATTTAACGAGATCGATGCAATGGAAGCATTCCACGCTACAGAACACGTGCTAATATCCGCAGCACGAGTTACAGCAGGAGCAGGGTTAACAGACCTCTCAGGAATAAGCTATCCTAGCGGTCACGTCGTAATATACGATTCAGTAGTGGGGGGAAGTGGTGTAACTAAACTTCTATTTGAAAGATTGGAAGACGCATACATGATAGCTAAGGATATTACTGAAAATTGCGACTGTGAGGATGGGTGTCCTAAGTGCATCTATAGTCCTTTTTGCGGTAATAATAATAAGGTCTTATCGAGGAGAAAGTCCTTCAGGCTTATAAAGACTGTAACGGAAAACAGGATAGACGAGAAATGCGATAATTTATCCGGTAGACCTATAGCTTAG
- a CDS encoding ATP-binding protein, whose translation MLFDPVKFIEEVKPQLEQIVDGKAVAAVSGGVDSTTAAALAYRLLGNKVIPIMIDTGFLRENEAEKVKAMVSDLMPLQVVNVSEKFLSELEGKDDAEEKRKKFRELFYNTLSELVKKYQAKYLIQGTIAADWVETQGGIKTQHNVLVQLGIDTEKTWGFKVVEPLADLYKNEVRDLARYLGLPREIYNRQPFPGPGLLVRVVGGVSREKLEIVRKATSIVEKYLEQEDYSQYFAVIFDSHSNYDPEISKEVGCDVYTYTAKATGVKGDVRAYGRIAKVDCDYKDYERLRRVMEKVTSSDITHVVTKVADGYNEGKYSIGIRAVLTQDFMTADFAKIDWGLLGKISNEILSISKNIKEVVYDITTKPPATIEFE comes from the coding sequence ATGCTATTCGACCCTGTTAAGTTCATTGAAGAAGTAAAACCCCAGTTAGAACAAATAGTTGATGGAAAAGCTGTAGCTGCTGTGAGTGGAGGCGTGGACAGTACTACAGCTGCAGCTTTAGCATATCGGCTCTTAGGAAATAAAGTTATACCTATAATGATCGACACAGGTTTCCTCAGGGAAAATGAAGCTGAAAAAGTTAAGGCAATGGTAAGTGACCTCATGCCACTTCAAGTGGTTAATGTTAGTGAGAAATTCCTTTCAGAACTAGAAGGGAAAGACGACGCTGAAGAAAAGAGAAAAAAATTCAGAGAGTTATTTTATAATACTTTATCTGAATTAGTTAAAAAATATCAAGCTAAATATCTAATTCAAGGTACAATAGCTGCAGATTGGGTGGAGACCCAAGGAGGTATTAAGACACAACATAACGTCTTAGTACAATTAGGTATTGACACTGAAAAAACTTGGGGATTTAAAGTAGTTGAACCATTAGCAGATTTATACAAGAATGAAGTAAGAGACCTTGCAAGATATCTGGGACTACCTAGAGAGATATACAATAGACAACCTTTTCCTGGACCAGGTTTACTGGTTAGAGTAGTTGGAGGAGTATCTAGAGAGAAATTAGAAATAGTTAGGAAAGCAACATCAATAGTAGAGAAATATTTGGAACAGGAAGACTATTCCCAGTATTTTGCGGTGATTTTTGATTCACATTCTAATTATGATCCAGAAATCTCTAAAGAAGTTGGTTGCGATGTATATACTTATACCGCTAAAGCCACTGGAGTAAAAGGTGATGTTAGGGCTTATGGAAGAATTGCTAAAGTTGATTGCGATTATAAAGATTATGAGAGGCTTAGAAGAGTAATGGAGAAAGTAACGTCAAGCGATATTACTCATGTGGTAACTAAAGTCGCAGATGGTTACAACGAAGGGAAATACTCAATAGGCATAAGGGCTGTCTTGACCCAAGATTTTATGACAGCAGACTTTGCTAAAATAGATTGGGGTTTACTGGGCAAGATATCTAATGAAATACTTTCTATATCTAAAAATATAAAAGAGGTTGTATACGATATTACTACCAAACCCCCAGCTACAATAGAGTTTGAGTAG
- a CDS encoding cobalamin biosynthesis protein: MLPVLYLAIALDLTLGEPPIWIHPVVWSGKISERLIIPYKGRAYGVFLWSFSVLPILFLLSLIFFIPCVAVELILAVVFLKTTFSIKMLYELVKRSAPVTEESRKYTQQLVRRNVYELDEGHVISAAIESLFESLVDGITAPLFWFLIFGFPGALLQRLANTMDSMVGYKTQELKDEGWFSATVDTVLNFIPARLTALFMILSAFLLGIRVNGVLRAIKESRIESPNARYPITTAAALLGVRLEKPGYYSVGDGELPKERDLIRALSLFKVTLLLYLFFISVVYYYLYGLSLFSYPYGLIELIKR, encoded by the coding sequence TTGTTACCAGTACTCTATCTTGCAATTGCTCTTGACCTTACATTAGGCGAGCCACCAATATGGATTCACCCAGTAGTCTGGAGCGGTAAAATATCCGAGAGGTTAATTATCCCCTATAAAGGTAGAGCGTACGGAGTTTTTCTCTGGTCTTTCTCTGTTCTCCCCATCTTATTCCTGTTGTCTTTAATTTTCTTTATCCCATGTGTTGCAGTGGAGTTAATCTTAGCCGTGGTTTTCCTTAAGACAACTTTCTCTATAAAAATGCTTTATGAATTAGTGAAGAGGTCTGCTCCAGTAACTGAAGAGTCTAGGAAATATACTCAACAATTGGTTAGGCGAAATGTTTATGAACTCGACGAAGGTCACGTAATTTCGGCAGCTATAGAGTCCCTATTCGAAAGCCTCGTAGATGGTATAACAGCTCCCTTATTTTGGTTTTTAATTTTCGGTTTCCCTGGAGCACTGTTACAGAGGTTAGCAAACACTATGGACTCGATGGTAGGGTATAAGACTCAAGAACTAAAGGACGAGGGGTGGTTTTCGGCTACCGTAGATACCGTGCTTAATTTTATCCCGGCAAGGTTGACAGCTCTTTTTATGATACTCTCAGCATTTCTATTGGGGATTAGGGTTAATGGAGTCTTACGTGCTATAAAAGAGAGTAGAATAGAAAGCCCGAACGCTAGATATCCTATAACTACGGCCGCAGCACTTTTGGGGGTTAGGTTAGAAAAACCTGGGTACTACAGCGTAGGGGATGGAGAACTTCCTAAGGAGAGGGACTTAATAAGGGCCCTTAGTTTGTTTAAGGTGACTTTACTCCTTTATTTATTTTTTATTTCAGTCGTATATTATTATCTTTATGGCTTGTCCCTCTTTAGCTATCCTTACGGCCTCATTGAACTGATCAAGCGGTAG
- a CDS encoding cobyric acid synthase, whose amino-acid sequence MAIIIASTMSDSGKSTVVSGLVKLFSGIPFKAQNMSLNSYPTLDHGEIAFIQAYQAISSGLNPERYMNPVLLKPDGRGIEIVFMGEPLGSFPAGYYYDEFLPRVWVKIKNLIRDEMVVEAAGGIEPNFVEKDITAVRLSRELNIPIILTLDIDRGGAFTSALGAYFTLPPEVRKNLRGFLINKFRGEEKYLEPAIKWLEEKTGMKYMGYLPLFDEPLIMPEDSMNVKDFGEGDIEVSVISYPYMSNFNEFSAFRNSNASVRFVKKPSEISKSDLIILPGSKNTLESLKFLVEKKFLDVIRKKQVLGICGGFQIMGKKIVDPYNVEIKERSVEGLGFLNVETVYEKDKIISITETDAQVNGYEIRRGRIRYVNSQKPLFYITKRGSKEVSEPDGSESNNYLGYSVHGSLFSKGGQKILREKFGIKIYTDSFEEEAKKDIERVSYFISKFLHVDEIRDIYLGK is encoded by the coding sequence ATGGCAATTATAATAGCTTCCACAATGAGTGATTCGGGTAAATCAACTGTTGTCTCAGGGCTTGTTAAATTATTTTCCGGAATTCCTTTTAAAGCACAGAACATGTCGCTAAACAGCTACCCGACACTTGATCACGGAGAGATAGCATTTATCCAAGCCTATCAGGCTATCTCCTCGGGTCTAAACCCTGAAAGGTATATGAACCCGGTCTTATTAAAACCAGACGGAAGGGGAATTGAAATAGTATTTATGGGAGAACCTTTGGGGAGCTTTCCTGCAGGTTATTATTATGATGAGTTTCTCCCTAGAGTGTGGGTTAAGATAAAGAACCTTATACGTGACGAGATGGTTGTGGAAGCCGCTGGCGGTATAGAGCCGAACTTTGTCGAAAAGGATATCACAGCCGTACGTCTTTCAAGAGAACTTAACATCCCTATAATACTTACTCTAGATATTGATAGAGGAGGAGCTTTTACTTCTGCATTAGGTGCCTACTTTACACTACCCCCTGAAGTCAGGAAAAATTTGAGGGGATTTCTTATAAACAAGTTCAGGGGCGAAGAGAAGTACCTCGAGCCCGCTATAAAATGGCTGGAAGAAAAGACCGGGATGAAGTACATGGGTTATTTACCCTTATTTGATGAGCCCCTGATAATGCCCGAAGATTCTATGAACGTTAAAGATTTCGGAGAAGGGGATATAGAGGTAAGCGTGATCTCTTACCCTTATATGAGCAACTTTAATGAGTTCTCCGCATTTCGTAACTCTAACGCGAGTGTTAGGTTCGTAAAGAAGCCATCTGAAATATCTAAAAGTGACTTAATAATTTTACCCGGGAGTAAAAACACACTTGAGAGCTTAAAATTTTTAGTCGAGAAAAAATTCCTAGATGTAATAAGGAAAAAACAAGTCCTTGGTATATGCGGTGGGTTCCAGATAATGGGGAAAAAAATTGTAGACCCGTATAATGTAGAAATAAAGGAAAGAAGCGTGGAAGGTCTGGGTTTTTTAAACGTAGAAACTGTGTATGAGAAAGATAAGATTATTTCAATAACTGAGACCGATGCACAAGTTAATGGCTATGAAATAAGGAGGGGGAGAATTAGATACGTTAACTCACAGAAACCCTTATTTTACATAACGAAAAGAGGTTCGAAAGAAGTTTCAGAACCAGACGGAAGTGAAAGCAATAATTATCTAGGGTATAGTGTACACGGTTCCTTATTTTCTAAGGGAGGTCAGAAGATCTTAAGAGAAAAATTTGGAATAAAAATATATACAGATAGTTTTGAGGAAGAAGCGAAGAAAGACATAGAAAGAGTATCATATTTTATTAGTAAATTCCTACACGTTGATGAGATAAGGGATATTTACTTAGGTAAGTAA
- the queC gene encoding 7-cyano-7-deazaguanine synthase QueC, whose protein sequence is MCSVSGVLILKPENYREIERKLVEILKRAENRGRDSFGVVVIQKDGSTKAVKSTGRPSLNEGKLTGILDNESRVVIANNRAEPTTEYVKDKNYNEIQPFEGERYIVTHNGIIANDLELEKKFNVKKQSKIDSSVIPPILDKSWNGDMNDLKNILQNVKGSFAFIIGDKLNPNTIFVAQNFKPVYMMYDQNLGAIFFTSLDDYFNVKPLDNVFVRKLDPYSIFSVSTDLKVNEIELLDQRPKKRALVIASGGLDSTVAATYLLKEGYEVTLLHFNYHHKAEEKEKEAIKEIAEFLQVPYMMIDTDLFKLVGHSTLLKGGGEIVKDRKGEEGAEFAHEWVPARNLIFFSVALAIAEAHGYDAIASGINLEEAGAYPDNEMEFVRLFAKLSPYATGPNKKVEVLMPVGNLVKHEIVKLGVEIGAPLHLTWSCYEGGSKHCGRCGPCYMRKKAFEVNGLKDPVDYENL, encoded by the coding sequence ATGTGTAGCGTATCTGGTGTATTAATCCTTAAACCTGAAAATTACCGTGAGATAGAGCGTAAGTTAGTTGAAATTTTAAAAAGAGCAGAAAATAGGGGGAGAGATAGTTTCGGTGTAGTTGTAATTCAAAAAGACGGTAGCACTAAAGCGGTAAAATCTACCGGAAGGCCTTCTTTAAATGAGGGTAAATTGACTGGGATTTTGGATAACGAGAGTAGGGTAGTCATAGCTAATAATAGGGCTGAGCCTACAACGGAATACGTTAAGGATAAAAACTACAACGAAATACAGCCTTTTGAAGGAGAAAGATATATAGTTACACACAATGGGATAATAGCAAATGATCTAGAACTAGAAAAGAAGTTTAACGTTAAGAAACAAAGTAAAATAGACAGTAGTGTAATCCCTCCTATTTTGGACAAGTCTTGGAACGGTGATATGAATGACTTGAAGAATATTCTTCAAAATGTGAAAGGGAGCTTTGCCTTCATAATTGGTGATAAATTAAATCCTAATACAATTTTTGTTGCACAGAATTTCAAACCAGTGTACATGATGTATGACCAAAATTTAGGTGCAATTTTCTTTACTTCACTTGACGATTATTTTAATGTTAAACCCTTAGACAATGTCTTTGTAAGAAAACTTGACCCTTATTCTATATTTTCAGTGTCAACTGATCTAAAGGTTAATGAGATAGAACTGTTGGACCAGAGGCCTAAGAAAAGGGCCCTAGTTATAGCGAGCGGTGGTCTTGATTCTACTGTAGCAGCTACCTATCTTTTAAAGGAAGGTTATGAGGTTACGTTACTTCACTTTAACTACCACCACAAGGCAGAAGAGAAGGAAAAAGAGGCCATAAAGGAGATTGCGGAATTTCTTCAAGTCCCATATATGATGATCGATACAGACCTCTTTAAGCTCGTAGGTCACTCAACTCTGCTAAAAGGAGGAGGTGAAATAGTAAAAGATAGGAAAGGAGAAGAAGGCGCTGAGTTCGCTCATGAGTGGGTTCCCGCTAGGAACTTAATATTCTTCTCAGTGGCATTAGCTATAGCAGAGGCTCACGGTTATGACGCAATAGCCTCCGGGATCAACCTTGAAGAGGCAGGTGCATATCCTGATAACGAAATGGAGTTCGTTAGGCTATTCGCTAAACTATCTCCTTATGCTACTGGACCAAATAAGAAGGTAGAAGTACTTATGCCAGTAGGTAACTTAGTTAAACATGAGATAGTTAAGTTAGGGGTGGAGATCGGAGCACCCTTGCACTTAACTTGGAGTTGCTATGAAGGAGGGTCAAAGCACTGTGGAAGATGCGGACCTTGTTACATGAGGAAAAAAGCTTTCGAGGTAAACGGGTTAAAGGATCCGGTTGATTATGAAAACCTATAA
- a CDS encoding M48 family metallopeptidase translates to MIIFALLSLLLLSERLPLVGAKPLFKVDGIKVYEKDSPQVNAFVIGKDKLVITSAALSLEPNDIRAILAHELAHLELKHYIFYRLFLIITVIAGITLGLLNELPILVFTYLIIFILQRFVQRRLELDADRMASKVVGVDQMKAVLLKYGDTSSNMFSSHPSILTRLSNLF, encoded by the coding sequence ATGATTATTTTCGCTTTACTCTCACTGTTATTACTGTCTGAAAGGCTACCCTTAGTAGGAGCAAAGCCATTATTCAAGGTAGACGGTATAAAGGTATATGAGAAAGATTCTCCACAAGTTAACGCTTTTGTTATAGGTAAGGACAAGTTAGTTATAACTTCAGCTGCGCTGTCTCTTGAGCCTAACGATATAAGGGCTATATTGGCACATGAGTTAGCCCATCTTGAATTAAAACACTATATATTCTATAGATTATTCCTCATTATAACAGTTATAGCCGGCATTACATTGGGGTTATTGAACGAGTTACCTATACTCGTATTCACGTACTTAATTATTTTCATATTACAGCGTTTTGTCCAAAGGAGGCTTGAGTTAGATGCGGATAGGATGGCCAGTAAGGTTGTGGGGGTAGACCAAATGAAGGCAGTACTGCTAAAATACGGTGATACTTCATCGAATATGTTTTCAAGTCACCCTTCCATTTTAACTAGACTTTCTAACTTATTCTAA
- a CDS encoding zinc-dependent dehydrogenase: protein MKAIVLENGRALVRDLPKPQIKEKGDVIVKMKSCGLCGTDVEKICGQYTASQPILGHEPAGIIEESSVDFLHKGQRVFAHHHVPCYECYYCKHGSPTMCPHYRRTNLDPGGFAEYFRVPAWNVTRGGILVLPDSVSFDEGAFIEPLATVIRAQNRVKIGKGDSVLVVGAGPMGLLHIMMAKANGAGTVISSDISEYRVEYASKIGSDYSLNSKKVDIPSEAKKLTDGRGVDIAIIASGAPQAILSGLYSVRKGGYVLLFGVPYKGTILNYDISELLNNEISIISSNAAVEEDTRKALEIIAQKKVDVTKLITHRLPLDQFNEAVRIAKEGQAIKIIIYD, encoded by the coding sequence ATGAAAGCTATTGTCCTTGAAAACGGAAGGGCTTTAGTAAGGGATCTGCCAAAGCCTCAAATTAAGGAAAAAGGAGATGTAATAGTAAAGATGAAGTCTTGCGGGCTATGTGGTACAGATGTGGAAAAGATCTGCGGGCAATACACTGCCTCACAACCCATCCTTGGTCATGAACCGGCGGGAATAATTGAAGAGTCTTCAGTAGACTTCTTACATAAAGGGCAGAGAGTCTTCGCCCACCACCACGTACCGTGTTACGAATGCTACTACTGTAAGCACGGAAGCCCTACTATGTGTCCACATTATAGGAGGACTAACCTTGACCCAGGCGGGTTCGCGGAATACTTCAGGGTCCCCGCATGGAACGTAACTAGAGGAGGAATACTAGTACTCCCAGATAGTGTAAGTTTTGACGAAGGTGCATTTATTGAACCTCTAGCTACAGTGATTCGCGCACAGAATAGGGTCAAAATAGGAAAGGGGGACAGCGTGTTAGTAGTAGGAGCCGGACCTATGGGACTACTACATATAATGATGGCAAAGGCTAACGGGGCAGGGACAGTAATATCGTCAGATATTAGTGAATATAGAGTAGAATACGCATCAAAAATAGGTTCTGACTACTCACTAAACTCGAAGAAAGTAGACATACCTTCAGAAGCTAAAAAACTTACAGACGGAAGAGGAGTTGATATCGCGATCATAGCTTCGGGTGCACCCCAAGCGATACTTTCGGGACTATATTCTGTTAGAAAGGGTGGATATGTGCTACTCTTCGGAGTACCCTATAAAGGTACTATACTGAACTACGATATAAGCGAGTTACTTAATAACGAGATATCAATTATATCGAGTAATGCAGCAGTAGAAGAAGATACTAGAAAAGCCTTAGAAATTATAGCACAGAAAAAAGTAGACGTAACTAAGTTAATAACCCACAGACTACCGCTTGATCAGTTCAATGAGGCCGTAAGGATAGCTAAAGAGGGACAAGCCATAAAGATAATAATATACGACTGA
- a CDS encoding adenosylcobinamide-GDP ribazoletransferase — MRVFKAILAQLSFFTIIPAVQMPLEDVADLSFTSPLIVGGMTGILDFFFLLVMTKILGKFTVILLIPFVEVIRGFHHLDGLLDYGDAIMVKDYDKRIRVLHDVNTGSGAIGLLLVYIFVFVVAVLNLRVSLLTLLSAEVLSRASALTLLSVMKPIEGSFLAKVFYSRSKKWWKITFIQMEVLIFSTVPLIITYVLLTAFFFILGERTLKGSSGDYIGFIITLSFPLYLLVADKYCYQYSILQLLLTLH; from the coding sequence ATGAGAGTATTTAAGGCGATTTTAGCACAGCTATCGTTCTTCACAATAATTCCTGCAGTCCAAATGCCTTTAGAAGATGTTGCTGATCTGTCGTTTACTTCTCCCCTGATCGTGGGTGGAATGACCGGAATTCTAGATTTCTTCTTCTTACTCGTTATGACAAAAATTCTAGGTAAATTTACCGTAATCCTTCTTATACCTTTCGTAGAGGTGATTAGGGGGTTCCATCACCTAGACGGCCTTTTAGACTATGGTGACGCTATAATGGTTAAGGACTATGACAAAAGGATAAGAGTCCTCCACGATGTCAATACTGGCTCTGGAGCTATAGGTCTATTATTGGTATATATTTTTGTCTTCGTCGTCGCCGTATTAAACCTACGGGTCTCTCTTTTGACCCTCCTTTCAGCTGAAGTGCTCAGTAGGGCGTCCGCACTAACGTTACTCTCGGTCATGAAGCCAATAGAAGGGAGCTTTTTAGCTAAGGTATTTTACAGTAGGTCAAAGAAGTGGTGGAAAATTACCTTTATCCAAATGGAAGTTCTAATCTTTTCTACGGTACCTTTGATTATAACGTATGTCCTCCTCACCGCCTTCTTCTTTATACTAGGAGAAAGAACTCTCAAGGGGTCATCAGGGGACTACATAGGCTTCATTATAACTTTATCTTTCCCACTTTATTTACTAGTAGCTGATAAGTATTGTTACCAGTACTCTATCTTGCAATTGCTCTTGACCTTACATTAG
- the sul7s gene encoding winged-helix single-stranded DNA-binding protein Sul7s produces the protein MNSVKDEVERLVKERKWITFNELLKVIDRPAPEVNDALIQLMKENKIIRRGRYFKYIQSE, from the coding sequence ATGAATTCGGTAAAAGACGAAGTAGAAAGGCTGGTAAAGGAAAGGAAATGGATAACGTTTAATGAACTGTTAAAAGTGATAGATAGACCGGCTCCCGAAGTTAATGATGCTCTTATCCAATTAATGAAAGAAAATAAAATAATCAGGCGAGGTCGATACTTTAAATACATTCAGAGCGAATAA